GGCCAGCGAGGCGAACAGCGAGGCCACTTCCAGGCTGATGAATCCCGCTCCGATGAAAACCAGATGGCGGGGATTTTTCTCGGCCATGTAGGTCCGGATTTTCTCCGCATCTTCAAGGCCGCGCAGGGCGAGGACCCCTTTCAGGTCGATGCCTTCGATGGGAGGGATCATGGATTTGGCGCCCATCCCCAGAAAGAGTTTGTCGTAGTCAAGCTCACGGCCATCGGACAGGTAGACTTTTTTCTGGGCGGCATCGACGCAGGTGACCGCTTCGACGATGATATGAATACCCGGACCTTCGAGCATCTTGTCGGGCACCACGATGGATTCCGGCGCGGCCAGACCGGCCACGACATGGGGCAGGGCTCAACGAACGATAAAACAGGGTTCCTTGCGAATGACGGTTACGTCCACATCCGGCATCAACTTCTTGGCCATCATGGCCGCCGGGCCCCCGGCTCCGCTGCATCCTACAATGACGAGCTTTTCACCTTTTTTCATGACGACTCCATTAATTGGGGTTAATAAAACATGAAAAACGGGCTCCAGAACCTACCGGTCAATCAATCCGATCTTTTTGGAAATTGCAAGCATATCCTCAAAATTAGACGTTGAAGCGAAAGTTGATGATGTCCCCGTCCTGGACAGTATAGGTTTTGCCCTCCAGCCGAACGGTTCCCTTCTTCCGGGCCTCGGCATAGGTTCCGGCATCCATGAGGTCGTCGTAGGCCAGCACCTCGGCCCGGATGAAGCCTTTCTTGATGTCCGAATGAATCACCTCGGCGGCATCCACGGCAGCGGTGTCGCGGGGAATGGTCCAGGCCCGCACCTCGTCCTCGCCCACCGTGAAAAACGAGATCAGCCCCATCAATTCGTAGGAGTGCTGGATCACCCGGTCGGTGGCCGGGTCGGCGATGTTGAACTCGGCCAGAAACTCCTTGGCCTCTTCGGCGGACATCTGGGCCAGTTCCTGCTCCAGCTTGGCCCGGATCACCAGACAGGTCTCTTCTTCGGGCAGCCGTCCGGCCTCGGGCAGCGCGTCGTCCTCGTCGTCGTTGTTGAGCAGGATCAGCATGGGCTTGGCGGACAGAAACGCGAAACCACGCAGCAGTTTGGCCGCAGCGATATCGGGGTACCGGCGCAGCGGGATTTCCTGGTCCAGGGCTTCCTTGCAGCGGTTGAGCAGGTCCACCTCCTCGGGATCGGGCTTCTTGCCCCGGCGCTCGTCCAAAGCCAGGCGTTCCTGCCGTTTTTCCACCACGACCAGATCGGAAATAATCAATTCCTGGTCGATGGCCGTCACATCCGCTTTCGGCTCGGGGGCGTCCAGACCGTAACCGCTGAAATTGCGTACCGTGTGAATCAGGGCGTCGCAGTCGCGCACCTGGGTCCAGATGCCCTGGTCTTTTTTGGCGCCGGCGCCGTGATCCCCCTTGCCGGGAAGAAAATACTCCACTCGGGCATAGATGGTTTTGCGCGGATTGTACATCCCGCTCAGGATGTCGACCCGCCGGTCCGGGACGGTTATCGTGCCGATGCGGCTCTCCTGCCGGTTGCCGTCGGCGGCGACGCTGCGGGTCAATGCTTCGAATACGGTGGCCTTGCCCGACTGGGGCAGGCCGATAATGCCGAGTCTCATCGTCTTTTTCTCCTTCATCCTCCCTTGCGGTCGGGTGTTATCTTATGGTCGGAAAAGACATGTATGGTAATTTTTTGCGGATACGTCAACACTTTGTGCAACGCGATTACCCACCGCTCGGCTCGATTTCTTCTTGACCCTTGAACCAAAACATCTTAACAATCGAAGCGTTTATTAGGTGCTCTGTAGAGCTTGAAAGGGAACTCCGTGAGAATCGGAGACAGGCCCGCTGCTGTAATCGGGGACCAAATTCGCCTTATACCACTGTTTTCAAGCGGAAATGGGAAGGTGCGAAGAGTAGGCTGATCCGAGAGTCAGAAGACCTGCCTAATGAATAGAGCGACAACGGCCTTTATGGAAGTGTGTCCGCTCATGTCTGCGGATAAAACAGGGATATCCCGGATTGATCTTTGATCGATCCGGGATATTTTTTTCCGCGGTGACGACTGCTTCTACCGGTATTGCCGAAACTCTCTTCGATTTTTCCCGCGATGGCTCCGGAAGC
This window of the uncultured Desulfosarcina sp. genome carries:
- a CDS encoding DUF933 domain-containing protein — translated: MRLGIIGLPQSGKATVFEALTRSVAADGNRQESRIGTITVPDRRVDILSGMYNPRKTIYARVEYFLPGKGDHGAGAKKDQGIWTQVRDCDALIHTVRNFSGYGLDAPEPKADVTAIDQELIISDLVVVEKRQERLALDERRGKKPDPEEVDLLNRCKEALDQEIPLRRYPDIAAAKLLRGFAFLSAKPMLILLNNDDEDDALPEAGRLPEEETCLVIRAKLEQELAQMSAEEAKEFLAEFNIADPATDRVIQHSYELMGLISFFTVGEDEVRAWTIPRDTAAVDAAEVIHSDIKKGFIRAEVLAYDDLMDAGTYAEARKKGTVRLEGKTYTVQDGDIINFRFNV